The following proteins are encoded in a genomic region of Glycine soja cultivar W05 chromosome 17, ASM419377v2, whole genome shotgun sequence:
- the LOC114394181 gene encoding eukaryotic translation initiation factor 3 subunit K-like: MGREKETTKVAYTVEQLVAFNPYNPDILPDLENYVNDQVSSQTYSLDANLCLLRLYQFEPEKMSSQIVARILVKALMAMPAPDFSLCLFLIPERVQMEEQFKTLIVLSHYLETGRFRQFWDEAAKSRHIVEAVPGFEQAIQGYAIHVLSLTYQRIPRTVLAEAINIEGLSLDKFIEHQVANSGWVVEKSQGRGQLVVLPRTEFNDPALKKNAADSVPLEHITRIFPILS; this comes from the exons atggGAAGAGAAAAGGAGACAACAAAGGTAGCTTACACAGTGGAGCAGCTTGTAGCCTTCAATCCATACAATCCCGATATTCTTCCAGATCTCGAAAACTATGTCAACGACCAG GTTTCGTCGCAAACTTACAGCCTGGACGCGAATCTCTGCCTTCTTCGCCTCTACCAG TTTGAACCAGAGAAAATGAGTTCCCAGATTGTGGCCCGCATATTGGTCAAg GCTCTCATGGCAATGCCGGCGCCAGATTTCAGCCTTTGTCTCTTTTTGATTCCAGAACGCGTg CAAATGGAGGAGCAGTTCAAGACTTTGATTGTCCTGTCTCACTATTTGGAG ACAGGAAGATTTCGGCAGTTCTGGGATGAAGCAGCAAAAAGTCGTCATATAGTTGAAGCTGTGCCag GATTTGAGCAGGCAATCCAAGGATATGCAATCCATGTCCTTTCCTTGACTTACCAAAGGATTCCTAGAACTGTGCTTGCTGAG GCTATTAACATAGAAGGTTTATCCTTGGACAAATTCATTGAACATCAAGTAGCCAACAGTGGTTGGGTTGTTGAGAAAAGCCAAGGCAGGGGTCAACTCGTTGTCCTCCCTAGAACTGAATTTAATGACCcagctttgaagaaaaatgctGCAGACAGTGTACCATTGGAGCACATTACTCGCATCTTCCCTATTCTTAGTTGA